In one window of Syngnathus scovelli strain Florida chromosome 22, RoL_Ssco_1.2, whole genome shotgun sequence DNA:
- the tmem19 gene encoding transmembrane protein 19 gives MSFELGGPPMKDTLKMMSDMILLAATLALSLFFWTLSLTLSAYSGSLQPVSPWRWLFSILVPLVLTIRARKRRSLDLSGALGALFVGFVLTMANFSFFSSLLAFFVTSSKLTRWGAARKKKIDADYKEGGQRNWMQVLCNGGVPTQLALLYMIEAGPGETPIDFGRQYTASWLCLSLLGALACSAGDTWASEVGPVLSRSRPRLITTWQEVPEGTNGGVTHTGLVASFLGGLAVGGAYWATQVLFVGELQQCAPQWPVVLYGGAAGLLGSLLDSLLGASVQYSGFDTSVGKVVSYQSPTTHWISGKPILDNNAVNLFSSILVAIGLPGMAWGLWPH, from the exons ATGAGCTTTGAGCTGGGCGGCCCTCCCATGAAGGACACCCTGAAGATGATGAGCGACATGATCCTGCTGGCCGCCACTTTGGCGCTTTCCCTCTTCTTCTGGACGCTTTCCCTGACCCTCAGCGCATATTCCG GGTCACTGCAGCCCGTGTCGCCGTGGCGGTGGCTCTTCTCCATCCTGGTGCCGTTGGTGCTGACCATCCGAGCCCGAAAGAGACGCAGCCTGGATTTGTCGGGCGCGCTGGGAG CACTTTTTGTGGGCTTCGTGCTGACCATGGCCAACTTCAGCTTCTTCTCGTCCCTGCTGGCCTTTTTCGTCACTTCGTCCAAACTGACGCGCTGGGGTGCCGCGCGCAAGAAGAAAATTGACGCCGACTACAAGGAAG GGGGCCAGCGAAACTGGATGCAGGTACTCTGCAACGGCGGCGTTCCCACGCAGCTGGCGCTGCTCTACATGATCGAG GCGGGCCCCGGCGAGACGCCCATCGACTTTGGCCGGCAGTACACGGCGTCGTGGCTGTGCCTGTCGCTGCTGGGGGCGCTGGCGTGCAGCGCGGGCGACACCTGGGCCTCCGAGGTGGGGCCGGTCCTCAGCCGGTCTCGCCCCAGGCTCATCACCACCTGGCAGGAGGTCCCTGAAG GTACCAatggcggggtgactcacacggGCCTGGTGGCGAGCTTCCTGGGTGGTCTGGCGGTGGGCGGCGCCTACTGGGCGACTCAAGTGCTGTTTGTCGGCGAGCTGCAGCAGTGCGCCCCCCAGTGGCCGGTGGTGCTGTACGGGGGCGCGGCCGGCCTGCTGGGCTCCCTCCTCGACTCCCTCCTGGGAGCCAGCGTGCAGTATTCGG GTTTCGACACCAGCGTGGGCAAGGTGGTGAGCTACCAGTCGCCCACCACGCACTGGATCAGCGGCAAACCCATCCTGGACAACAACGCCGTCAACCTCTTCTCGTCCATCCTGGTGGCGATCGGCCTGCCCGGGATGGCCTGGGGCTTGTGGCCGCACTAG